The proteins below are encoded in one region of Streptomyces cyanogenus:
- the msrB gene encoding peptide-methionine (R)-S-oxide reductase MsrB — protein sequence MSYDVEKPDEQWRAELTPAEYAVLRRAATEPAFTGEYTDTRTRGVYSCRACGADLFTSDTKFESHCGWPSFYDPKDTDAVELVEDRSHGMVRTEVRCARCGSHLGHVFAGEGYPTPTDQRYCINSISLRLVPEES from the coding sequence ATGTCGTACGACGTCGAGAAGCCGGACGAGCAGTGGCGCGCGGAGCTGACCCCGGCCGAGTACGCCGTGCTGCGCCGGGCCGCCACCGAGCCGGCCTTCACCGGTGAGTACACGGACACCAGGACCAGGGGCGTGTACTCCTGCCGGGCCTGTGGCGCCGACCTGTTCACCTCCGACACCAAGTTCGAGTCGCACTGCGGCTGGCCGTCCTTCTACGACCCGAAGGACACCGACGCCGTGGAACTGGTCGAGGACCGTTCCCACGGCATGGTCCGCACCGAGGTGCGGTGCGCCCGCTGCGGCTCCCACCTCGGGCACGTCTTCGCGGGCGAGGGCTACCCGACCCCCACCGACCAGCGGTACTGCATCAACTCGATCTCCCTGCGGCTGGTCCCCGAGGAGAGCTGA
- a CDS encoding CHAT domain-containing protein, whose translation MGLVTDIGRKLAKRRAAALVLPGLVFTALAATGLSLGQRHWADLELLRHLLVGPDATRAAVCGALPGAAVVHFACHAGSDPEDTAASRLLLVDGDLRVGEIAELHPESAEPAYPSACGAARASASPAFVDEVIHLASVFQVAGYTQSVATLWEVGDAFAAEAAAAFHRAPAPALPDPAPLPAVLALHHTVRALRAAGPDHPWTWAALVHAGA comes from the coding sequence ATGGGGCTCGTCACGGACATCGGCCGCAAACTGGCCAAGCGCCGGGCGGCGGCGCTGGTGCTGCCGGGGCTGGTGTTCACCGCGCTCGCGGCCACCGGACTGTCCCTGGGCCAGCGGCACTGGGCGGACCTGGAGCTGCTGCGGCACCTGCTGGTCGGGCCGGACGCCACCCGGGCGGCGGTGTGCGGAGCGCTGCCGGGCGCCGCGGTGGTGCACTTCGCCTGCCATGCCGGCAGCGATCCCGAGGACACCGCGGCGAGCCGGCTGCTGCTCGTCGACGGCGACCTGCGTGTCGGGGAGATCGCCGAGCTGCATCCGGAGTCGGCGGAGCCGGCGTATCCGTCGGCGTGCGGGGCGGCCCGTGCGAGTGCCTCGCCCGCCTTCGTGGACGAGGTCATCCACCTGGCCTCGGTCTTCCAGGTGGCGGGCTACACCCAGTCGGTGGCCACGCTCTGGGAGGTCGGGGACGCCTTCGCCGCCGAGGCCGCCGCCGCCTTCCACCGCGCGCCGGCCCCGGCGCTGCCGGACCCCGCCCCGCTGCCCGCGGTCCTCGCCCTGCACCACACGGTCCGGGCGCTGCGCGCGGCCGGCCCGGACCACCCGTGGACCTGGGCCGCCCTGGTGCACGCCGGCGCCTGA
- a CDS encoding ABC transporter ATP-binding protein: MIRIEAVTKRYPDGTVAVDRLSLEIPDRAITVLVGPSGCGKTTTLRMINRMVEPTEGSILLDGRDIRQQPVNTLRRSMGYVIQNAGLFQHRTILDNIATVPRLLGWTKQKARTRAAELMERVGLDTALAKRYPYQLSGGQQQRVGVARALAADPPVLLMDEPFSAVDPVVRKGLQDELLRIQDELGKTIVFVTHDIDEAIKLGTKVAVLRTGGRLAQFAPPAELLSAPADSFVEDFLGADRGIRRLSFFPSAELELQTAPIVAIDAGADQLASRATAPYLLVTDLDGRPLGWSEPDRLTAGAVDRDRLLDFGRPFVPGTDSLRTALDGAVLSPTGWAVAVDGEGRAVGVVSQQVIGEAIRAAHGRVAEQADVKAGR, from the coding sequence TTGATACGGATAGAGGCAGTCACGAAGCGGTATCCCGACGGCACGGTCGCGGTCGACCGGCTGTCGCTGGAGATACCGGACCGCGCGATCACCGTCCTCGTCGGGCCCTCCGGCTGCGGCAAGACGACGACCCTGCGGATGATCAACCGGATGGTGGAGCCCACCGAGGGCAGCATCCTCCTCGACGGCCGGGACATCCGGCAGCAGCCGGTCAACACCCTCCGCCGGTCCATGGGTTACGTCATCCAGAACGCCGGTCTCTTCCAGCACCGCACCATCCTCGACAACATCGCCACCGTGCCCCGCCTGCTCGGCTGGACCAAGCAGAAGGCCCGGACCCGGGCCGCGGAGCTGATGGAACGGGTGGGGCTCGACACCGCGCTGGCCAAGCGGTACCCGTACCAGCTCTCCGGCGGCCAGCAGCAGCGCGTCGGCGTGGCCCGCGCCCTCGCCGCCGACCCGCCGGTGCTGCTGATGGACGAGCCGTTCTCCGCCGTGGACCCCGTCGTCCGCAAGGGACTCCAGGACGAGCTCCTGCGCATCCAGGACGAACTCGGCAAGACCATCGTCTTCGTCACCCACGACATCGACGAGGCGATCAAGCTGGGCACCAAGGTCGCCGTGCTGCGCACCGGCGGCCGGCTCGCCCAGTTCGCCCCGCCCGCCGAACTGCTGAGCGCGCCCGCCGACTCCTTCGTGGAGGACTTCCTCGGCGCCGACCGCGGCATCCGCCGGCTCTCCTTCTTCCCCTCCGCGGAACTGGAGTTGCAGACCGCGCCCATCGTCGCGATCGACGCCGGCGCCGACCAGCTCGCCTCCCGGGCCACGGCCCCCTACCTCCTCGTCACCGACCTCGACGGCAGGCCGCTCGGCTGGAGCGAGCCGGACCGGCTCACCGCCGGCGCCGTCGACCGGGACCGGCTGCTGGACTTCGGGCGGCCGTTCGTGCCCGGCACCGACTCGCTGCGCACCGCGCTCGACGGTGCCGTGCTCTCGCCGACCGGCTGGGCGGTGGCGGTGGACGGCGAGGGACGCGCCGTCGGCGTCGTCTCCCAGCAGGTCATCGGCGAGGCCATCCGTGCCGCCCACGGCCGGGTGGCGGAGCAGGCCGACGTGAAGGCCGGGCGATGA
- a CDS encoding ABC transporter permease: MSGFFDLPSDLQHSYLGLVGLHLREALLPVLAGLLVSLPIAQLCVRFRWIYPPVLGITTVLYAIPSLAFFVVLIDYFGQSETTVMIPLALYSLVVLVPAIVDGVRSVPPETLAAAQAMGFGAVRRYFQVQLPIAVPAIIAGLRVAAVSSISLVSVGMLIGNQGALGNMLWNAQTYHRPALAVNSVLTIGVLGVLVDAALVLVRLLLTPWMPRKGATR; encoded by the coding sequence ATGAGCGGCTTCTTCGACCTCCCGAGCGACCTCCAGCACAGCTACCTCGGCCTCGTCGGGCTGCATCTGCGCGAGGCCCTGCTGCCGGTGCTGGCCGGGCTGCTCGTCTCGCTGCCCATCGCCCAGCTGTGCGTGCGGTTCCGCTGGATCTACCCGCCCGTCCTCGGCATCACCACCGTGCTCTACGCCATTCCGTCGCTCGCCTTCTTCGTCGTCCTCATCGACTACTTCGGGCAGAGCGAGACCACGGTGATGATCCCGCTCGCCCTCTACAGCCTGGTGGTGCTGGTCCCGGCGATCGTGGACGGCGTCCGCTCGGTGCCGCCGGAGACCCTGGCCGCGGCGCAGGCCATGGGCTTCGGAGCCGTACGCCGGTACTTCCAGGTCCAGTTGCCCATCGCCGTACCCGCCATCATCGCCGGGCTCAGGGTCGCGGCCGTGTCCAGCATCTCCCTGGTCAGCGTCGGCATGCTCATCGGCAACCAGGGCGCCCTCGGGAACATGCTCTGGAACGCCCAGACGTACCACCGGCCCGCCCTGGCCGTGAACTCGGTGCTCACCATCGGGGTGCTGGGCGTCCTCGTCGACGCCGCGCTGGTCCTCGTACGGCTCCTGCTCACGCCCTGGATGCCGCGGAAGGGGGCCACCCGGTGA
- a CDS encoding ABC transporter permease: protein MNVLNFAQAFFSDSAHWHGYDGIPTRFVEHVQYSLEALLVAAAIGLPVGLLTGHYGRGGNALALVATAGRALPSFGLLVLMFIWLGLGMLPVMIPLVVLAVPPILVTTYEAIRSVDPSPVDAARGMGMSEARVLLQVEVPVALPLILSGLRTAAIQIVSTATIAAYVSFGGLGRYIIDGLYQRNYEKVIGGATLVAGLALVTLAVFWAAARLTVSPGVRRSG, encoded by the coding sequence GTGAACGTCCTGAACTTCGCGCAGGCCTTCTTCAGCGACAGTGCCCACTGGCACGGCTACGACGGCATCCCCACCCGCTTCGTCGAGCACGTCCAGTACTCGCTGGAAGCCCTGCTGGTCGCCGCCGCGATCGGGCTGCCCGTCGGCCTGCTCACCGGCCACTACGGCCGCGGCGGCAACGCCCTCGCACTCGTCGCCACCGCCGGCCGGGCGCTGCCCAGCTTCGGCCTGCTGGTGCTGATGTTCATCTGGCTCGGCCTCGGCATGCTGCCGGTGATGATCCCGCTGGTCGTGCTCGCCGTACCGCCGATCCTGGTCACCACCTACGAGGCGATCCGCTCCGTCGACCCGTCCCCGGTGGACGCGGCCCGGGGCATGGGGATGTCCGAGGCGCGCGTGCTGCTCCAAGTCGAGGTGCCGGTCGCGCTCCCGCTGATCCTGAGCGGCCTGCGCACCGCGGCCATCCAGATCGTCTCCACGGCCACCATCGCCGCCTACGTCAGCTTCGGCGGCCTCGGCCGGTACATCATCGACGGCCTCTACCAGAGGAACTACGAGAAGGTCATCGGCGGCGCCACCCTTGTCGCCGGGCTCGCCCTCGTCACCCTCGCCGTGTTCTGGGCGGCCGCCCGGCTCACCGTGTCGCCGGGGGTACGCCGCAGCGGCTGA
- a CDS encoding GTP-binding protein, translating into MTPTEPLLAGGRAAPGAVRPPLPVKMVIAGGFGVGKTTAVGAISEIEPLTTEASITEVAAGVDDLTHTPRKTTTTVAMDFGCLTIDPTLKLYLFGTPGQERFGFMWDDIVEGAVGGLVIVDTRRLDDCYAAVDYFEHKGIPFAVAVNAFDGRVEHSLEEVRWALDVSDGVPVVVFDARERGSVRDALLVVLELALARTER; encoded by the coding sequence GTGACACCGACTGAACCGCTCCTGGCCGGGGGCCGGGCCGCGCCGGGAGCCGTCCGGCCGCCGCTGCCGGTCAAGATGGTGATCGCGGGCGGTTTCGGCGTGGGCAAGACCACGGCCGTCGGCGCGATCTCGGAGATCGAGCCGCTGACCACGGAGGCGTCGATCACCGAGGTCGCGGCGGGCGTGGACGACCTCACGCACACCCCGCGCAAGACCACGACGACCGTGGCGATGGACTTCGGCTGCCTCACCATCGACCCGACGCTGAAGCTGTACCTGTTCGGCACGCCGGGGCAGGAGCGGTTCGGGTTCATGTGGGACGACATCGTGGAGGGCGCCGTCGGCGGGCTCGTCATCGTCGACACCCGCCGGCTGGACGACTGCTACGCGGCCGTCGACTACTTCGAGCACAAGGGCATCCCGTTCGCCGTCGCCGTGAACGCCTTCGACGGGCGGGTGGAGCACTCCCTGGAGGAGGTCCGCTGGGCGCTGGACGTCTCCGACGGGGTACCGGTGGTGGTGTTCGACGCCCGGGAGCGGGGCTCGGTGCGGGACGCGCTGCTCGTCGTACTCGAACTGGCGCTGGCCCGCACCGAGCGGTGA
- a CDS encoding DUF742 domain-containing protein, translating to MADGIPPPGPDPVGPAPAVRPYLVTAGRVADAASGRALPVETQVVATADGLDALGRLSFEQHDIVAACRLPQSIAELAARLRLHLNVVRVLAEDLREEGRLAVYVPDAEATHDASVLRRVIDGLRAVPDSRGVPSDTD from the coding sequence ATGGCGGACGGCATCCCGCCGCCGGGCCCGGACCCGGTCGGCCCCGCCCCCGCCGTACGGCCGTACCTGGTCACTGCCGGCCGGGTGGCGGACGCCGCCTCCGGCCGGGCGCTGCCCGTGGAGACCCAGGTGGTCGCCACCGCCGACGGTCTCGACGCGCTCGGCCGGCTCTCCTTCGAGCAGCACGACATCGTGGCCGCCTGCCGGCTGCCGCAGTCGATCGCGGAACTCGCGGCCCGGCTGCGGCTGCATCTGAACGTGGTCCGCGTCCTCGCCGAGGACCTGCGCGAGGAGGGCCGGCTGGCGGTGTACGTACCGGACGCCGAAGCCACCCACGACGCGTCCGTCCTGCGCAGGGTTATCGACGGCCTGCGGGCCGTCCCCGACTCCCGAGGGGTACCGAGTGACACCGACTGA
- a CDS encoding roadblock/LC7 domain-containing protein: MSTSTGDSPTDGSAPADLRAAAADFTWLLNRFATETAGVVDAIAVSSDGLLIAVSQLREHADSERLAAIVSGITSLAAGASGNYGLGGLNKVIIDLEGGHVIVSAIGSGAVLGVVTDKEAKLGNIAYEMTLFANRAGAALSPQLVLELKNSVGAASAR; encoded by the coding sequence GTGAGCACCTCGACAGGTGACAGCCCCACGGACGGCAGCGCGCCGGCCGATCTGCGGGCCGCCGCAGCCGACTTCACCTGGCTGCTGAACCGCTTCGCGACCGAGACGGCCGGCGTCGTCGACGCGATCGCCGTGTCCTCCGACGGTCTGCTGATCGCGGTGTCGCAGCTGCGTGAGCACGCCGACTCGGAGCGGCTCGCGGCCATCGTGTCCGGCATCACCAGCCTCGCCGCGGGCGCCTCCGGCAACTACGGACTGGGCGGCCTGAACAAGGTCATCATCGATCTGGAGGGCGGACACGTCATCGTCTCCGCGATCGGCAGCGGCGCCGTGCTCGGCGTCGTCACCGACAAGGAGGCGAAACTCGGCAACATCGCCTACGAGATGACGCTGTTCGCCAACCGCGCCGGTGCCGCGCTCAGCCCGCAGCTGGTGCTGGAGCTGAAGAACAGCGTCGGCGCGGCGTCGGCCCGCTGA
- a CDS encoding sensor histidine kinase, with translation MSTNEVDAPDRHAPVRGAARAFADRWPFRRKLNLLVGIPLAVIAGLLAYLITDLVQQSSSAAAAARLVRDSAQVARLVDRVEAEHQQAILLSTRYESGDAHPSTDAYRAAQHAVDTQATRVREAFGDRLPRSEAQALRGVEGLSSLRTSVEQSYLPADNIDPAYAGAAQGLIDGLGLDRNTDLSETFTGSLLDSLLRADAAHGAFETNVFAATTGDTNALIEFTNAVGAYDLYANQAGRFGRFATEEQAERLAGIEHTGAQREIAEAYAELQVGVGRLQTDDQAALRRAVQDALADYPAYPRQATARLEITTALVGQIADRADAAADSARWRAGLLLSGALIAFALWLAFAVLVRRSVVRPVQALTGAAREVAEVAGRELARVADDDAEDDGPPRLRDMPVTARDEIGDLAAAFNQVQTTAAALLERQVLSRRNTAEMFGNVGRRVSNLTTRQLALIDAVERGETDPALLERLYSIDHIAVRLRRNADSLMLLAGIREAVLDAGPTALSTVVRAALGQIEGYQRVRLYAASDALVEPDVIGDLTLMMAELLENAVSFSPEGSPVEVTVRSGTDGTHVVVTDHGLGMSAERLAEENARLIRRERLDLVPTKVLGLFVVGALARRWEIGVELTRTPGGGVTAEVTLPASLLLTPSAGPVTPATATPAPGPTVPAPPGDTPPSAPAPALTAARNTARTPAPDTAHTPTPDASPKPAPGTAPTPAPGTAHEKAPADGTARNQPIRAEHGGPLPRRIPRRAPENSEAPAPSGEQTPDGAEHTARPLRRRVRGATLRTTAGAAPAVPKTVLPLDAEAVRSELEEFEQAVERARRDADTGSVPRPDGTTGTTHPPHQPNHLPEGAEQ, from the coding sequence GTGTCCACGAACGAGGTGGACGCGCCCGACCGACACGCCCCCGTCCGGGGAGCGGCACGGGCATTCGCCGACCGCTGGCCCTTCCGGCGCAAGCTCAACCTGCTCGTCGGCATCCCCCTCGCGGTCATCGCCGGCCTGCTCGCGTACCTCATCACCGACCTGGTGCAGCAGTCGTCCAGCGCGGCCGCCGCGGCCCGGCTGGTGCGGGACAGTGCGCAGGTGGCGCGGCTGGTGGACCGGGTGGAGGCCGAGCACCAGCAGGCCATCCTGCTCTCGACGCGCTACGAGTCCGGGGACGCGCACCCGTCGACGGACGCCTACCGGGCGGCCCAGCACGCGGTGGATACCCAGGCGACCAGGGTGCGCGAGGCCTTCGGCGACCGGCTGCCGCGGAGCGAGGCGCAGGCCCTGCGCGGCGTCGAGGGTCTGAGCAGCCTGCGCACCTCGGTGGAGCAGTCGTACCTGCCGGCCGACAACATCGACCCGGCCTACGCGGGCGCCGCCCAGGGCCTGATCGACGGGCTCGGGCTCGACCGCAACACCGACCTCTCCGAGACCTTCACCGGCAGCCTGCTGGACTCCCTGCTGCGCGCGGACGCCGCCCACGGCGCCTTCGAGACCAACGTGTTCGCCGCCACCACGGGCGACACCAACGCGCTGATCGAGTTCACCAACGCGGTCGGCGCCTACGACCTCTACGCCAACCAGGCCGGCCGTTTCGGCCGGTTCGCCACCGAGGAGCAGGCCGAGCGACTCGCCGGCATCGAACACACCGGGGCCCAGCGCGAGATCGCCGAGGCGTACGCCGAACTCCAGGTAGGTGTCGGCCGGTTGCAGACGGATGACCAGGCCGCGCTGCGGCGTGCGGTGCAGGACGCGCTGGCCGACTACCCCGCCTACCCACGGCAGGCCACCGCCCGGCTGGAGATCACCACGGCGCTGGTCGGCCAGATCGCCGACCGGGCCGACGCGGCCGCCGACTCCGCCCGGTGGCGGGCCGGCCTGCTGCTGAGCGGCGCGCTGATCGCGTTCGCGCTGTGGCTCGCCTTCGCGGTGCTGGTGCGCCGCTCGGTGGTCCGGCCCGTGCAGGCGCTCACCGGCGCGGCGCGGGAGGTCGCCGAGGTGGCGGGGCGCGAACTGGCCCGGGTGGCCGACGACGACGCCGAGGACGACGGGCCGCCCCGGCTGCGGGACATGCCGGTCACGGCCCGCGACGAGATCGGCGACCTGGCGGCGGCCTTCAACCAGGTGCAGACCACCGCCGCCGCGCTGCTGGAACGCCAGGTGCTCAGCCGCCGCAACACCGCCGAGATGTTCGGCAACGTCGGCCGTAGGGTCAGCAACCTGACCACGCGGCAGCTCGCGCTGATCGACGCGGTGGAGCGCGGGGAGACCGACCCGGCGCTGCTGGAGCGGCTGTACTCCATCGACCACATCGCCGTACGGCTGCGTCGCAACGCCGACAGCCTGATGCTGCTGGCCGGCATCCGCGAGGCCGTCCTGGACGCGGGGCCGACCGCGCTGTCCACCGTGGTCCGGGCCGCGCTCGGGCAGATCGAGGGCTATCAGCGGGTACGGCTGTACGCCGCGTCGGACGCCCTGGTCGAGCCGGACGTCATCGGGGACCTCACGCTGATGATGGCCGAACTCCTGGAGAACGCGGTGTCGTTCTCGCCCGAGGGCAGCCCCGTCGAGGTCACCGTCCGCTCCGGCACCGACGGCACGCACGTGGTGGTCACCGACCACGGCCTCGGCATGAGCGCCGAGCGGCTCGCCGAGGAGAACGCCCGGCTGATCCGTCGCGAACGCCTGGACCTGGTGCCGACGAAGGTGCTGGGCCTGTTCGTGGTGGGTGCGCTGGCGCGCCGCTGGGAGATCGGGGTCGAGCTGACCCGGACGCCGGGCGGCGGTGTGACGGCGGAGGTGACACTGCCGGCCTCGCTGCTGCTGACGCCGAGCGCGGGTCCGGTGACTCCGGCCACCGCGACACCGGCACCCGGGCCGACCGTCCCGGCACCGCCAGGGGACACACCACCGTCGGCTCCGGCACCGGCCCTCACGGCGGCACGGAACACTGCCCGCACACCGGCACCGGACACGGCCCACACGCCGACCCCGGACGCCTCCCCCAAGCCGGCACCGGGCACCGCCCCTACCCCGGCCCCAGGCACCGCCCACGAGAAGGCACCGGCCGACGGTACTGCCCGTAACCAGCCCATCCGCGCGGAACACGGCGGCCCGCTCCCCCGCCGGATCCCTCGCCGCGCACCGGAGAACTCCGAGGCACCGGCACCGTCCGGGGAACAGACCCCGGACGGCGCCGAACACACCGCACGCCCCCTGCGCCGCCGGGTGCGCGGGGCCACGCTGCGCACCACCGCCGGTGCCGCGCCGGCGGTGCCGAAGACCGTGCTGCCGCTGGACGCGGAGGCCGTCCGCAGCGAGCTGGAGGAGTTCGAGCAGGCGGTGGAACGCGCCCGACGGGACGCCGACACGGGCAGCGTCCCCCGCCCGGACGGCACCACCGGCACCACGCACCCGCCCCACCAGCCGAACCACCTTCCGGAAGGAGCCGAGCAGTGA